In a single window of the Melioribacteraceae bacterium genome:
- a CDS encoding AAA family ATPase yields MPNPSNEQIQKIRERLNSFLKINPAITDREVGKEIGYSGGYVNQFRNNKFPVPATEPEIAAKVENYLENISAVELRKTSEGHLKFVNTTAAQQIFKIIDYSLTDKKIGLITGEAGIGKSISLAEYHRKNPTSILIEVTPVVSPRSLISEMCNKLKIIGHNSVAVMFDSIVNQLRDTNRLLIIDEGENLNTACLEIIRRVHDFTNIGIILAGTSRLQKKLRGDRGQLQQLYSRIGIQKEVKNFILADVRAILSVNYPDGEKFAATFLQLSKQNGRLLEHLISLVKRTTKNTGELISDDLIDDAASMLLM; encoded by the coding sequence ATGCCAAATCCATCAAATGAGCAAATCCAGAAAATCCGCGAACGCCTCAATTCTTTCCTTAAAATTAATCCCGCAATTACCGATAGAGAGGTGGGTAAAGAAATAGGTTACAGTGGCGGATACGTTAATCAATTTCGTAACAACAAATTTCCAGTACCGGCAACAGAACCCGAAATTGCCGCTAAAGTAGAAAATTATCTCGAAAATATTTCAGCGGTTGAATTACGGAAAACTTCGGAGGGTCATCTTAAATTTGTTAACACTACTGCAGCGCAACAAATATTTAAGATTATCGATTATAGTCTCACCGATAAAAAAATAGGATTAATAACTGGCGAGGCTGGAATTGGTAAATCAATTTCCCTTGCGGAATATCATCGTAAAAATCCAACCTCAATTTTAATTGAAGTAACACCTGTTGTTTCACCTCGTTCACTTATAAGCGAGATGTGCAACAAGTTAAAAATCATCGGGCATAACAGTGTTGCTGTTATGTTCGATTCAATTGTTAATCAGCTTAGAGACACAAACCGCTTATTAATTATTGATGAAGGTGAAAACCTCAACACAGCATGTTTGGAAATTATTCGTAGAGTTCATGACTTCACTAACATAGGTATTATTCTTGCCGGTACATCCAGACTGCAGAAAAAATTACGCGGCGATCGCGGACAGCTGCAGCAACTCTATTCCAGAATTGGAATTCAAAAAGAAGTTAAAAATTTCATACTTGCCGATGTCAGAGCAATTCTTTCTGTCAACTATCCCGACGGTGAAAAATTTGCCGCGACATTTCTGCAGCTCTCCAAACAAAATGGACGATTGTTAGAACACCTTATTTCTTTAGTTAAACGAACTACAAAAAACACCGGCGAACTGATTTCTGACGATTTGATTGATGACGCCGCATCAATGCTTTTAATGTAA
- a CDS encoding host-nuclease inhibitor Gam family protein, translating into MKPVNQPVLNSVEDVNDVLLNIAVLTNLAQTKENKLQKKIIEITKIHEPDIKELKEKILHYENQIHEFCKRNKKEFASTRSKKLTYGTIGFRFGKSSLKLVNTKKFTWEYAKEKFSNLFATKYITIETSLNKQKILSDADKGLLTADQLEAAGCKVSKSEKSYYEINWTEIKIEQKD; encoded by the coding sequence ATGAAACCAGTTAACCAACCGGTATTGAATTCCGTTGAAGATGTAAATGATGTTCTTTTGAATATTGCTGTGCTTACAAATTTGGCGCAAACCAAAGAGAATAAGTTGCAGAAAAAAATAATTGAGATTACAAAAATTCATGAGCCGGATATAAAAGAGCTGAAAGAAAAAATTTTACATTATGAAAATCAAATTCATGAATTCTGTAAACGAAATAAAAAAGAATTTGCTTCAACCAGAAGTAAAAAACTAACCTATGGCACTATTGGTTTCCGCTTCGGTAAATCTTCACTGAAATTGGTAAATACGAAAAAATTTACTTGGGAATATGCCAAAGAAAAATTCAGCAATCTTTTTGCCACTAAATATATAACTATTGAAACTTCCCTAAACAAACAAAAAATTCTTTCCGATGCTGACAAGGGTCTCCTTACAGCAGATCAACTCGAGGCAGCCGGCTGTAAAGTATCAAAATCCGAAAAGTCCTACTACGAAATCAACTGGACTGAAATTAAGATAGAACAAAAGGATTAA
- a CDS encoding regulatory protein GemA, whose amino-acid sequence MASEKEISKSQITKIHIAKSELGLTDQQYRDALSGFVDQNGEPCSSCKDLNYKQAEVLLDVFRERGFREKRKSDVQRNSNYGIGKYDHLAGRDSKFASVAQLELIDGRWFNHPYVKEKTDSALNNFIRRVAKVDHISFLLKADVKKVIKAIEVL is encoded by the coding sequence GTGGCTTCCGAAAAAGAAATATCGAAATCTCAGATTACAAAAATTCATATTGCAAAATCGGAGCTTGGTCTCACCGATCAGCAATACCGCGATGCCCTCAGCGGTTTTGTTGACCAAAATGGTGAACCTTGCTCCTCTTGCAAAGATCTCAATTACAAACAGGCTGAGGTTCTTCTTGATGTATTTCGGGAAAGAGGCTTTAGGGAAAAACGCAAGAGTGATGTACAAAGGAATAGTAACTACGGCATTGGTAAATATGATCATTTGGCCGGAAGAGATTCGAAATTTGCTTCGGTTGCTCAGCTCGAATTAATCGATGGCCGTTGGTTCAATCATCCTTACGTAAAAGAAAAAACAGATTCCGCGCTGAACAATTTTATCCGCCGTGTTGCTAAAGTAGATCACATTTCCTTTTTGCTCAAAGCAGATGTCAAAAAAGTAATAAAAGCCATTGAGGTTTTATGA
- a CDS encoding 4Fe-4S cluster-binding domain-containing protein yields MVKHIQTIECPRTCGYCITKKVKHNEAEWDTVINNLPGIYKKLSASHKSIMHTGGEPCESKHFPYYLKLARHYFEKCFITTQDDFILSWQQAPYFFDAITFSLHDLKTWRYIVKNNAVVYASILPHLYNEHLPNRLKELGFAGLTINEDHFGKEVFDQTQLPVIEDFSIIINRRGQCFKSDTIYIMPDLSIHQNFEEFL; encoded by the coding sequence ATGGTTAAACATATTCAAACAATTGAGTGCCCTCGCACATGCGGTTATTGTATTACAAAAAAGGTTAAACACAATGAAGCTGAATGGGATACAGTAATTAATAATTTACCCGGCATATATAAAAAACTATCAGCCTCCCATAAATCAATAATGCATACCGGTGGTGAGCCATGTGAATCAAAACATTTCCCCTACTATCTCAAACTTGCCCGTCACTATTTTGAAAAATGCTTTATTACAACTCAAGATGATTTTATTCTCAGCTGGCAGCAAGCTCCATATTTTTTTGATGCAATTACTTTTTCACTGCACGATCTGAAAACATGGCGCTACATTGTAAAAAATAATGCGGTAGTATATGCCAGTATTCTTCCTCACCTTTATAATGAACACTTGCCCAATAGATTAAAAGAACTGGGCTTTGCCGGTTTAACAATTAATGAAGATCATTTTGGTAAAGAAGTCTTCGATCAAACACAGCTTCCTGTAATTGAAGACTTCTCAATCATAATTAATCGTCGAGGCCAATGCTTCAAATCAGATACAATTTACATTATGCCGGATTTATCAATTCATCAAAACTTCGAAGAGTTTTTATGA
- the lexA gene encoding transcriptional repressor LexA, translating to MKSKLTDRQQDILNFIDEYSEKNGYSPTYREIGTHFNIASTFGVKRHIDALIKKGYINSLNNSGRTINIINKTLNKSKQLSDNMVEIPVVGRVAAGQPILAEENIEGNFLMDSSLLMANKESCFGLKVRGDSMINAGILEGDLVIVSPQQFASNGDIVVALLHDEATMKRYENHDGSIHLVPENEKYQPIIVNESEDFSIIGKVIGVFRTYN from the coding sequence ATGAAATCAAAACTAACCGACCGCCAGCAAGATATTCTCAATTTTATCGATGAATATTCTGAAAAAAATGGTTATTCCCCTACTTACCGTGAAATTGGCACCCATTTTAATATTGCAAGCACATTCGGCGTAAAACGTCATATTGATGCACTAATTAAGAAGGGATATATCAATAGCTTAAATAATTCGGGGCGCACCATAAATATTATTAATAAAACGCTAAACAAATCGAAGCAACTATCCGATAATATGGTAGAGATTCCGGTAGTTGGACGAGTTGCAGCCGGTCAGCCGATTTTGGCAGAGGAAAACATAGAAGGAAATTTTTTAATGGACAGTTCACTTTTAATGGCAAACAAAGAATCATGCTTCGGTTTGAAAGTACGCGGAGATAGTATGATTAATGCCGGAATTCTTGAAGGGGATCTGGTAATTGTTTCCCCTCAGCAATTTGCCTCTAACGGTGATATAGTTGTCGCTCTCTTGCATGATGAAGCAACTATGAAAAGATACGAGAACCATGATGGAAGTATCCATCTCGTTCCCGAAAATGAAAAGTATCAACCTATAATTGTTAACGAAAGCGAAGACTTCTCCATTATCGGAAAAGTTATTGGCGTTTTTAGAACATATAATTAA
- a CDS encoding isoprenyl transferase: protein MSDILSASDKKQIDIVKESGNIPHHIAIIMDGNGRWAKQNNLPRAAGHKKGVDTVREIVEACVALDVKILTLYTFSTENWKRPKDEVSTLMKLFVKSLRKEINDLNKNGIKLTSIGDKRMLPDIVCQELELGIEKTSHNSKMILNLALSYSGRWELVEAVKAISHDVLNKKLKPADICEETISKHLSTSDFKDPDLLIRSGGELRVSNFLLWQIAYSEIFVTDILWPEFKTNNLLEAIKDFQRRERRFGLVSEQLSEKIKMSNNVSTHSKKLHKV, encoded by the coding sequence TTGAGTGATATTCTAAGCGCTTCTGATAAAAAACAAATAGATATTGTAAAAGAATCCGGAAATATCCCTCATCATATTGCAATTATAATGGATGGAAATGGCAGATGGGCAAAGCAAAACAACCTTCCCAGAGCCGCCGGTCATAAAAAAGGGGTTGATACCGTCCGCGAAATTGTTGAAGCGTGTGTTGCCCTCGATGTAAAAATTCTTACACTATATACATTTTCTACTGAGAATTGGAAAAGACCCAAGGATGAAGTTTCCACGCTGATGAAGCTTTTTGTGAAGAGTCTGCGCAAAGAAATTAATGACTTAAACAAAAACGGAATTAAACTTACATCTATTGGTGATAAGAGAATGCTTCCCGATATAGTATGTCAAGAGCTTGAATTAGGGATTGAGAAAACCTCCCACAACTCCAAAATGATTTTAAATTTGGCATTGAGCTATAGCGGCAGATGGGAACTTGTTGAAGCAGTAAAAGCTATAAGCCACGATGTTCTTAATAAAAAATTGAAACCGGCAGATATTTGTGAAGAAACTATTTCGAAACATCTATCAACATCTGACTTTAAAGATCCCGACCTATTAATTAGAAGTGGCGGAGAATTAAGAGTAAGTAATTTCTTACTCTGGCAAATTGCATATTCTGAAATATTTGTAACAGATATATTATGGCCCGAATTTAAAACGAATAACTTATTGGAAGCTATTAAAGATTTTCAAAGACGTGAAAGAAGATTTGGACTTGTAAGTGAACAACTTTCTGAAAAAATTAAAATGAGTAATAATGTTTCTACACACTCTAAAAAACTGCATAAAGTATAG